One genomic window of Desulfotomaculum sp. includes the following:
- the selB gene encoding selenocysteine-specific translation elongation factor: MTNIIIGTAGHVDHGKTALIKALTGIDTDRLKMEKERGISIELGFAFCRLPSGRRAGIVDVPGHERFIKNMLAGVAGIDLVLLVIAADEGVMPQTREHMDIVRLLQINRGIVALTKVDLVDEDFLKLVREDVNDFLKDTPLKDSPVVEVSAVTGQGLEELLKRIDEVPVEGKDTSGQARLPVDRAFSVTGFGTVVTGTLWSGVIHTGDNLEIMPQGLVARVRSLQVHGEKVKEATAGQRVAVNVAGVGVEQAQRGSVLAKPGFLRSANRLDARISLLENVQKELENRTRLHFYLGTAEILCRVILLDREKLLPGETAYAQFLLEEPVAGIKGDRFVFRSYSPVYTLGGGIIVDSASRKHKRMREEIIEALVTRELGLPAEQVESYLKSRKTIQSRSDISRATGIKEEETEQALRELSGDNKVYVLTVDHDHFFISREIYKQWVEKLTNLLKKYHQQYPLREGFPREELRSRLFARFTTRQLQALLRILEEENILSQGPNTVALKDFQPKLEDSQQEIVQRIEDIFNRSGFQPPDWESVSRGEGVSELQSQEVLQHFLRQGTLVKAAEGLYFHAAAIESAKKLLTGYLEKNNEISIGEIKNLLNVSRKYALPLLEYFDRIKVTKRVGDKRFLIKSKTTANGV, translated from the coding sequence ATGACCAATATTATCATTGGTACGGCAGGCCATGTAGATCACGGGAAAACAGCCCTGATTAAAGCCCTGACGGGAATTGACACAGACAGGCTAAAGATGGAGAAGGAAAGAGGGATCTCCATCGAATTGGGGTTTGCTTTTTGCCGGCTTCCCAGCGGACGCCGGGCAGGCATTGTGGATGTTCCCGGTCATGAGCGGTTTATTAAAAACATGTTAGCCGGAGTAGCCGGGATCGATCTCGTTTTATTGGTTATTGCCGCAGATGAGGGAGTTATGCCCCAAACCCGGGAGCACATGGATATTGTCCGTTTATTGCAGATCAATCGGGGAATAGTTGCTTTGACGAAAGTTGATCTGGTTGATGAAGATTTCTTAAAATTGGTCCGGGAAGATGTTAATGATTTTCTAAAAGACACTCCTTTAAAGGATTCCCCTGTTGTGGAGGTATCTGCGGTTACAGGTCAGGGACTGGAAGAGTTGCTGAAAAGAATCGACGAAGTTCCTGTGGAAGGAAAAGATACCTCGGGACAGGCCCGGCTGCCTGTAGACAGGGCGTTTTCCGTAACGGGGTTCGGTACAGTGGTGACGGGCACACTTTGGAGCGGAGTAATTCATACCGGAGACAACCTGGAGATTATGCCTCAGGGGCTGGTAGCCAGGGTGCGTTCCCTGCAGGTCCACGGCGAAAAAGTAAAAGAAGCCACAGCCGGGCAGAGGGTGGCTGTAAATGTTGCCGGTGTGGGTGTAGAACAGGCTCAAAGGGGAAGCGTTTTGGCAAAGCCGGGTTTTTTAAGGTCTGCTAACCGTTTGGATGCCCGGATTTCTTTGCTTGAGAATGTGCAAAAGGAACTGGAAAACCGGACCCGCCTTCATTTTTATCTTGGCACGGCTGAAATTCTCTGCCGGGTTATCTTGTTGGACAGGGAAAAGCTTTTACCCGGGGAAACCGCCTATGCGCAGTTTTTACTTGAAGAACCGGTCGCAGGCATAAAAGGGGACCGTTTTGTGTTCCGGTCATATTCTCCTGTTTATACTTTGGGAGGAGGCATCATAGTCGACTCGGCTTCAAGGAAACATAAACGGATGCGGGAAGAAATAATTGAAGCGCTGGTTACCCGTGAACTGGGCCTCCCTGCCGAACAGGTGGAAAGCTATTTAAAAAGCCGGAAAACAATCCAGAGCAGATCGGATATATCCCGGGCAACCGGGATTAAAGAAGAAGAAACTGAACAAGCCCTCCGGGAATTAAGTGGTGATAACAAAGTTTATGTTCTTACGGTGGATCATGATCATTTTTTTATTTCCCGGGAGATATACAAGCAATGGGTTGAAAAATTAACCAATCTTCTGAAAAAATATCATCAACAATATCCTTTAAGAGAAGGGTTCCCCCGGGAGGAATTGCGTTCCCGGCTTTTTGCCAGGTTTACCACAAGACAGCTTCAGGCGCTGCTTAGAATCCTGGAAGAAGAAAACATTTTAAGTCAGGGTCCGAATACGGTAGCTTTAAAAGATTTTCAGCCTAAACTTGAAGACAGCCAGCAGGAAATTGTTCAAAGAATAGAGGATATCTTTAATAGAAGCGGTTTTCAGCCGCCGGATTGGGAAAGTGTTTCCCGCGGGGAAGGTGTTAGCGAATTGCAGTCTCAGGAGGTCCTGCAGCATTTCTTGCGGCAGGGGACACTGGTAAAGGCAGCGGAAGGACTTTATTTTCATGCCGCCGCCATTGAAAGTGCGAAGAAACTTTTGACCGGGTATTTGGAAAAAAATAATGAAATTTCGATTGGGGAAATTAAAAACCTTTTAAATGTTTCCCGAAAATATGCGCTGCCCTTACTGGAATACTTTGACAGAATCAAGGTGACTAAAAGAGTGGGTGATAAGCGTTTTTTGATTAAGTCAAAAACAACAGCCAATGGTGTATAA
- a CDS encoding L-seryl-tRNA(Sec) selenium transferase: protein MDENSGEKTLNKLPAVNEILQSSKVSELLNSYPRGAVLETVRSILDRIRGELRNNEGSRKGFSREQLKDLIAQETAEMIERIAGSNIKKVINGTGVVLHTNLGRSLLSPAACQAVFLAASSYINLEFDLDTGRRGSRHAAVQDILSRLTGAESYLVVNNNAAAVLLALNTLARGREVIVSRGQLIEIGGSFRIPEIMKQGGCTLVEVGTTNKTYVEDYREAITERTALILHVHTSNYHIIGFTRQASISELVKLGREFNLPVMSDLGSGVLADLGSFNLPAEPTVQQVLDAGADVVTFSGDKMLGGPQAGIIAGKKEIIEEMKRNHLARALRIDKLTLAALEATLRSYLNPEQALEDIPTLRMITGSLEDIRLRAEELASGLREAVRKEAEITVRSSVSRIGGGAMPAAELPSFAAAVKPYKLSMERFSQLLRLHEPAVLGRVQEDIFLLDLRTIQQGEESIILDAVSGVLSKEEKKEIFQG from the coding sequence TTGGATGAAAATAGCGGCGAAAAGACCTTAAACAAGTTGCCTGCTGTAAATGAGATTCTGCAGTCTTCCAAAGTAAGTGAACTTCTAAATTCGTATCCGCGTGGGGCAGTCCTTGAAACAGTACGCAGTATCCTGGACCGCATCCGCGGCGAACTGAGAAATAACGAAGGTTCAAGAAAAGGTTTTTCCAGGGAACAGCTTAAAGATCTTATCGCACAGGAAACTGCGGAAATGATTGAAAGGATTGCAGGATCAAATATAAAGAAAGTGATCAATGGAACAGGAGTCGTTTTACATACAAATCTTGGCCGTTCGTTGTTAAGCCCGGCCGCCTGTCAGGCTGTTTTCTTGGCCGCGTCCAGTTATATCAACCTTGAATTTGATCTTGATACGGGCAGGAGAGGTTCGCGTCACGCCGCCGTTCAAGACATTCTTTCAAGATTAACCGGCGCAGAGTCTTATCTGGTCGTAAATAACAACGCGGCAGCCGTCCTTCTGGCATTGAACACACTGGCCCGGGGCAGGGAAGTGATTGTCTCAAGAGGGCAGCTCATAGAAATAGGCGGATCATTCCGTATTCCCGAGATTATGAAACAGGGCGGCTGCACACTTGTTGAAGTGGGTACGACCAATAAGACGTATGTTGAGGATTACAGGGAGGCAATCACCGAGAGGACGGCGTTGATTTTACATGTCCACACAAGCAATTATCATATTATAGGTTTTACAAGACAGGCAAGTATTTCTGAGCTTGTAAAGCTGGGACGGGAGTTTAACCTGCCGGTAATGAGCGATCTGGGCAGCGGTGTACTGGCGGATCTCGGGTCTTTTAATCTGCCGGCTGAGCCTACCGTACAACAGGTGCTGGACGCCGGCGCTGATGTGGTGACCTTTTCCGGAGATAAAATGCTTGGTGGTCCACAGGCGGGAATTATTGCCGGCAAAAAAGAAATTATTGAGGAAATGAAGAGGAACCACCTGGCCCGTGCATTGAGGATAGACAAGCTGACTCTGGCGGCGCTGGAAGCTACATTAAGATCTTACCTGAATCCGGAACAAGCCCTGGAAGACATTCCGACATTGCGGATGATTACCGGGAGTTTGGAAGATATCCGGCTAAGGGCGGAAGAATTGGCTTCTGGATTAAGAGAAGCTGTGCGGAAGGAAGCTGAAATAACCGTCAGAAGTTCTGTTTCCCGTATAGGAGGCGGGGCTATGCCTGCGGCGGAACTGCCTTCCTTTGCGGCAGCTGTCAAACCATATAAATTGAGCATGGAACGGTTCAGCCAGCTTTTAAGGCTTCATGAACCCGCTGTTTTAGGCAGGGTGCAGGAAGACATCTTCCTTTTAGATTTAAGAACCATCCAACAGGGAGAAGAAAGCATAATCCTGGATGCAGTGTCAGGGGTTTTGTCAAAAGAGGAGAAAAAGGAAATATTCCAGGGGTGA
- a CDS encoding bifunctional demethylmenaquinone methyltransferase/2-methoxy-6-polyprenyl-1,4-benzoquinol methylase, translating into MLNEGKYNKSKEQYVHEIFTAIAHRYDLLNSILSLNSDKGWRRFTAGELNLKPGGNGLDVCCGTGMLAIEQAKIVGPEGKVTALDFCENMLARAESNISAAAFSDVITLVQGNAVDLPFPEGSFDCASIGFALRNVSSIEKTIREMKRVVKKGGKVVSLELSKPSAPLFKQLYYFYFNNLVPSIGRFWSGAGGPYSYLPNSLKEFPHQEKIRQLFEDVGLENAHYHELTGGIVSVHVGTV; encoded by the coding sequence ATGCTAAATGAGGGAAAATATAACAAAAGCAAAGAGCAGTATGTACATGAGATATTTACCGCAATAGCTCACAGGTACGATCTGCTTAATTCTATACTGAGCCTTAATTCAGACAAAGGCTGGCGCCGTTTTACCGCAGGAGAGCTAAACCTGAAGCCTGGTGGTAACGGACTTGACGTTTGTTGCGGTACCGGCATGCTGGCTATCGAGCAGGCTAAAATAGTGGGGCCGGAAGGAAAAGTAACGGCGCTGGATTTTTGCGAAAATATGCTGGCCAGGGCTGAATCCAACATATCGGCAGCAGCGTTTTCAGATGTGATTACCCTGGTTCAGGGAAACGCTGTTGATCTTCCCTTTCCTGAAGGCAGCTTCGATTGCGCATCCATAGGGTTTGCCTTGCGCAATGTGTCAAGTATAGAAAAGACAATCCGGGAAATGAAACGTGTAGTAAAAAAGGGGGGCAAGGTAGTTTCCTTGGAACTTTCCAAGCCCAGCGCCCCGTTGTTTAAGCAGTTGTATTATTTTTACTTCAATAACCTGGTACCGTCCATAGGGCGTTTTTGGTCGGGAGCCGGCGGCCCATACAGCTACCTGCCGAATTCACTGAAAGAATTTCCTCACCAGGAGAAAATCAGGCAGCTTTTTGAAGATGTCGGGCTTGAAAATGCCCACTATCACGAACTGACAGGCGGTATAGTTTCGGTGCATGTCGGGACAGTATGA
- a CDS encoding S-adenosylmethionine decarboxylase proenzyme (Decarboxylation of S-adenosylmethionine provides the aminopropyl moiety required for spermidine biosynthesis from putrescine), protein MKQLGRHVLAEIYGCKFDILNNREMVEEIMVNAAKEVGAEVRESVFHRFSPQGISGVVVISESHLAIHTWPELGYAAVDVFTCGDRVDPWSACNYLTNHFCAKEMAAKEVRRGILPLQGLASGQD, encoded by the coding sequence ATGAAACAGTTAGGCCGCCACGTTTTGGCTGAGATCTATGGCTGTAAGTTTGACATTCTGAACAATAGGGAAATGGTCGAGGAAATAATGGTCAACGCAGCTAAAGAAGTAGGAGCAGAGGTTAGAGAAAGCGTATTCCATAGATTCAGCCCTCAGGGAATCAGCGGCGTGGTGGTAATTTCAGAGTCCCATCTGGCAATTCATACATGGCCGGAACTGGGTTATGCGGCGGTTGATGTGTTCACCTGTGGTGATCGGGTTGATCCCTGGAGCGCCTGCAATTATTTGACAAATCATTTTTGTGCCAAAGAAATGGCGGCAAAGGAAGTAAGACGTGGTATTTTGCCGCTGCAAGGGCTAGCCAGTGGTCAGGATTAA
- a CDS encoding glycosyltransferase family 1 protein — MKKFRILHLIRPAAGGMKNHLLSLLRHCDRDLFDPIVACPGYMARDLTSLAFKTIELPIRGELSPLSDLRVVKQLVSILKDERITILHAHSSKAGLAGRVAARLAGTPLVFLTVHNSIFYEEWPFWKKSLFAFAERLLNRYTDRLITVSEALRDELIKREKLDQDKVVTIQNGIETELFETQVMRCFTLRNLDLPLSGQVVGMVARLASQKGVTYFLKAAAMLAKDYNVNFVVIGDGPLHRQLEEEALSLGIKDKVVFTGERDDVPYLLPAFDVFVLSSLTEGFPLTILEALAAGRPVVATRVGGIPEIIRDNVNGLLVEPADPAGLAIAVASLLSDPDRAAAIGQAGKALVKEKFTAAVMVRKVEEEYKNLLSNRGLI, encoded by the coding sequence ATGAAGAAATTCCGTATTTTACACTTGATTCGCCCAGCCGCCGGGGGGATGAAAAACCACCTGCTTTCCCTTTTAAGGCACTGTGACAGGGATTTATTTGATCCTATAGTGGCTTGTCCCGGATATATGGCCAGAGATTTGACTTCATTAGCTTTTAAGACCATTGAGCTGCCCATCCGGGGTGAACTTTCTCCGTTAAGTGATTTACGTGTTGTAAAGCAACTGGTCAGTATCTTAAAAGATGAGAGAATAACTATTCTGCATGCGCACAGTTCAAAGGCCGGACTTGCCGGACGCGTGGCGGCTAGATTGGCGGGTACTCCGCTTGTCTTTTTAACCGTGCACAATTCAATTTTTTATGAAGAGTGGCCTTTCTGGAAGAAATCTTTGTTTGCTTTTGCCGAACGGCTGCTGAACAGGTATACCGACCGGTTAATTACTGTTTCTGAAGCCTTGCGCGATGAACTAATCAAAAGAGAAAAACTTGATCAAGACAAGGTTGTAACAATTCAGAACGGAATCGAAACAGAATTGTTTGAAACACAGGTAATGCGTTGTTTTACCCTGCGAAACCTGGATCTTCCCCTTTCAGGACAGGTTGTCGGCATGGTTGCCCGTCTAGCTTCCCAGAAAGGGGTAACTTATTTTTTAAAGGCCGCCGCTATGCTGGCCAAGGATTACAATGTTAATTTCGTTGTCATCGGGGATGGGCCGCTTCACCGGCAGCTGGAAGAAGAAGCGTTGTCGCTGGGTATCAAGGACAAGGTTGTTTTTACAGGTGAGAGGGATGATGTTCCGTACCTTTTGCCTGCCTTTGACGTTTTCGTGCTCTCTTCACTGACCGAAGGATTTCCTTTAACCATACTTGAGGCTCTTGCTGCCGGCCGTCCGGTGGTTGCCACCCGGGTGGGCGGCATTCCTGAAATTATCCGGGATAATGTTAATGGCCTGCTTGTTGAGCCGGCCGACCCGGCCGGACTTGCCATTGCAGTGGCTTCTTTATTATCTGATCCCGATAGAGCCGCTGCCATAGGACAGGCGGGCAAAGCTCTGGTCAAAGAAAAATTCACGGCAGCCGTTATGGTTCGCAAGGTTGAAGAGGAATATAAGAACCTCCTTTCAAACAGAGGCTTAATTTAA
- a CDS encoding ferredoxin produces the protein MRIYVDQELCISCGSCVDICPLVFDWNGDEKAYTIVEEVPSELESDALEALHNCPTEAILEK, from the coding sequence ATGCGGATCTATGTAGATCAAGAGTTATGCATCAGCTGCGGCAGTTGCGTAGACATCTGTCCGCTGGTTTTCGACTGGAATGGCGATGAAAAAGCATATACCATAGTGGAGGAAGTCCCTTCGGAATTGGAAAGTGATGCTCTTGAAGCTCTGCATAACTGTCCTACAGAGGCTATCCTGGAAAAATAG
- a CDS encoding glutamate--tRNA ligase: MEQIRVRFAPSPTGNLHIGGARTALFNWLFARKNSGVFVLRLEDTDLERNLEEAEAGIFSCLNWLGLNWDEGPGSTGLSGPYRQSERFGLYGDQADRLLKSGAVYKCYCTPAELAQQREQAQKKGLAPRYDGRCRLLSREDQLEREARGISPVLRVKMPQEGTTVVHDLIRGAVEFENKTMDDFIIVKSNGLPTYNFACVVDDSLMRITHVIRAEEHLSNTPKQILLYRALGFNEPVFAHVPMILAPDRSKLSKRHGATSVDEFRLDGFFPEALVNYLALLGWSPGDDREMMTVNEIINLFSLEAISKSAAIYDTKKLTWLNAQYLCSFEPERVAREVVPFLQARGFIKGDPDEETFAYIKKVSEVVRTRVHTLVELADASSYFYIDDFDYDEKGVKKFFNREGTAELLDQGKEAIKTIPCFDLPGVEMAYRNLIENLDISGGSLIHPTRLVLSGKTMGPGLFDIMVTLGKEKCVERLEKAVCWLKKR, from the coding sequence ATGGAACAAATTCGTGTTCGTTTTGCGCCAAGCCCTACGGGGAACCTTCATATAGGGGGAGCAAGGACGGCGCTGTTTAACTGGCTTTTTGCAAGAAAAAACAGCGGTGTTTTTGTCCTTCGCTTAGAGGATACAGACCTGGAAAGGAACCTTGAGGAAGCTGAAGCGGGTATTTTTAGCTGCCTTAACTGGCTTGGCCTTAACTGGGATGAAGGACCGGGCTCAACAGGTTTATCAGGTCCGTACAGGCAGTCGGAGAGGTTTGGCTTATACGGGGACCAGGCAGACCGCCTGTTGAAGAGCGGCGCAGTTTATAAATGTTACTGTACGCCGGCGGAGCTGGCCCAGCAGAGGGAACAGGCGCAGAAAAAAGGCCTTGCGCCGCGCTATGACGGAAGGTGCCGCCTGCTTAGCCGGGAGGATCAGCTGGAACGGGAAGCCAGGGGTATCAGCCCCGTACTGCGTGTGAAAATGCCCCAGGAAGGCACAACAGTAGTGCACGATTTAATCAGGGGCGCCGTTGAGTTTGAGAATAAGACCATGGATGATTTTATCATTGTCAAGTCAAACGGCCTTCCAACCTATAACTTTGCCTGTGTTGTAGACGACAGTCTTATGCGCATAACTCATGTTATCCGCGCCGAAGAGCATCTTTCCAACACTCCCAAGCAAATACTGCTTTACAGGGCGCTCGGGTTTAATGAACCTGTTTTCGCGCATGTGCCGATGATTCTTGCGCCTGACCGCTCCAAACTATCTAAACGGCACGGAGCGACGAGTGTTGATGAATTCCGCCTGGACGGTTTTTTTCCTGAGGCTCTGGTAAATTATCTGGCCCTGCTTGGCTGGTCGCCGGGTGATGACAGGGAGATGATGACTGTGAATGAAATCATCAATTTGTTTTCTCTCGAAGCAATCTCTAAATCGGCGGCTATATATGACACAAAAAAACTGACCTGGTTAAATGCGCAGTATTTATGCTCGTTCGAACCGGAAAGAGTTGCCCGGGAAGTGGTTCCGTTTTTACAGGCACGCGGTTTTATTAAAGGTGATCCGGACGAAGAAACATTCGCTTATATTAAAAAAGTTTCCGAAGTGGTGCGTACCCGGGTGCACACACTAGTTGAACTGGCTGACGCATCCTCTTATTTTTACATAGATGATTTTGACTACGATGAAAAGGGAGTAAAAAAGTTTTTTAACAGGGAAGGGACGGCTGAATTGCTTGATCAAGGAAAGGAAGCAATTAAAACGATCCCCTGCTTTGATCTGCCTGGTGTAGAAATGGCTTACCGGAATTTAATAGAAAATCTCGATATTTCCGGCGGGTCCTTGATACATCCGACGCGCCTTGTTCTTTCCGGTAAAACAATGGGGCCGGGACTGTTTGATATAATGGTTACCCTGGGTAAAGAAAAATGCGTTGAAAGGCTGGAAAAGGCAGTCTGCTGGCTTAAGAAAAGGTAA